Part of the Nicotiana sylvestris chromosome 5, ASM39365v2, whole genome shotgun sequence genome is shown below.
gcattgcaatcccatggtagtcccagctaccaaaacttcccgaactacattgacctgattcctgtttagcccaggatatgtaggaaatctttgaagcaagattcggtcagatctttcaaaaaaacatgcttcatacggagtggtctataggcaaaaatcgctcatacacgctcactttatctttgcacgaaaacccttcgtgtttccgaacaaagaggggcagctgtgagcacgtgatttttgtttcgcacgacaatcgctccaaaaagaaataaaaaataataattggccctgctgtacaatttttggatttctgtgcggcaccttgttgatttatttgtgacttcggcccatttttatttatttactttattaaaataaaattcaaaaaaaatatatgtgtcctgcataattcgaaccgtaatccggtcgttaaatagaaaatcacgaataggcatcttcgtccgtgattttattttgtttgactttacctgttttgaaatattttagtgtgtgtgcaaataattgtattgagtgtgtgtttaattttaatttgattttttggcttagttttgttttaaaataaataaggaaaaggaaataaataaaaaatatatattgaaaggaccccttcccttccggacttgggccaattttaacaaattggcccaaacaaacagcccaaaaccaaggcctgcccggtccagaccacctgatgcccagagaatccaaacgacgtcgttttggtacaggttgatctgggccgttgatctcaaattgatcaacggccaagatcaattccccataacccaccaataaacccgacccgtctcacccggaccgaccccaaccctttacccttgaaacgacaccgttccacttaagctatcagatccagaccgtagatctagattgatctaacggtcgagatcaatccacccattaactatataaagtcatcaccataccctgccccctagccaacacccctgccttcgtcttcaccaaacccatccccttcaaaccctagccgcccctgcacaccttcaccagaaacccggcggcctgaacgccggtgacctccacctgaacaccatagaacccccatgccatcctgaacctaaatctaccaaccacacacttcgaatcctaccccaccttctcgaatcttcatttgaagattcgagtcggaaccctaatctacaccaaccaacccaagcttcacaccagacactccccagaccctcctcgtgaccaaaccatacttggtttggtccgaatctgatcagggaagcctgaatcccagatctaagttttgaaagttttgtgttccttcatcactggcccatgccagtccgagccaaagagattaaggtctaatggaccttaatcgaagtgtttctcatctgagaaacacttcgattaaagtccgttcagccttaagaaaggtctgtccaaatccgggttcaaactttttaacttttcaagtttaaggtgagtctgctttctttcctttatttgtttttagtccgtgtgatttgttttaaaagactgttcatatttgttttaattttatcaacttttgttttccactttgtttgaacctctgtgtttgtctgaatccctcccctcctattctgataaggcatgtgtattggttgtattccaaatttgtactgactaactgattcctcaaagtacaattctgttttaatcagtataagtcgagtcatgtgtcccatacttctgaatgtctgatttttggctacgattgtgtatgttaatgctaatatagtcgagtcgacatgagtcgtcaattagtttcaactgtctgagcatagtaaatcgatttgcttctgttaaacatttgttgaatcaattaagaaccaattttgttACTTATAGCtattgaattgatcagtaatgtaaaaagggatgtttggtttaaattctgaattgggaggcatgtgcactcgtgcacagcatgtgcactggtgcacctcatgtgctttgtgcacagcctgtggcctgcataaaggtctttgCTAAGCtctaaacaatttgacagcatatgctgtcagatacatcctactgcccatacttggctttagtttaaagaagtatttaaaccttttaaaagttaaatctgccagggaatgttgatggggtttaatacttaattagctaaagttggaattgaaaatggaaggcacatgggaggggtactggggtattctgaaaacaggctgttaaaagagatagttTTGAGGTTTATAAAGGGAGGGAGATATACAAAATGAGGGGGAGATACACATTGAACCTTAagagctgaaaaagaaaaacacaaacacagatagagagaaggGAAAGGATAGAAGTTGTAcaatcaacaatcagaaactgtttcctcCTATTATTGTTCGGGTTTCAGCTGTTCAATTTGTtcaaaatcaattctgattctttgaaattccagttgtgtctactagtcgagtatttTTGGTTCACTACTGGCTTGGTCTGTCTGGAGTCCTGagtctactccactgggtgttgctgtcatttggctactgctttttattggccatagttgcatttctgcactcgagcttgtttcttgctgtattgctttgtctgctgctatcttgccctgctgctgctgctattttgtttcttgctgctgctgatttccccatctttttcttcttctcctttgcattttcagtatttccaggtacacatttcaaacccaactttggtgttaactgtaacaattcaaaagcatgaaatgaaaggagtttcctgaagaagatttagatatctgttttgtaatgcttgtgatatactgacttcagattgtataaattgattagtgtgattcagtaatgaaagattagttagataatactcaatcaagtttagcctctagcttcttagtttgtagttgtttgCTGGTACAAAAATGTAACGATACAATACAGAGAGGGCATGGAGAATTAGTATAGATTTTGACTGGATTCCCGTTCAACTGAACGACATGCATagaatagaatatttccaccttacacaaatgttctttgttcattttagttttcttttatcataactcgttaggcagtacataatATTATATTCAAGTCTCATTAGTGACAatgcctagtagttaattcctttaattCAGCCCCAATCAGTCTAATAAATTTCAATTCAAGAAACGTGTGGACACAAGTATAATGTTGGGTCAATCTCGAGTGTAATTTTttttgtccaattaaagtatgtttcataagttatgacatccctccactttgtaaataatcaatcagaaattgataagaatccgaaTTAGGCAAAAGCCTATAGTTGAATTAACacgtaccttttcttctagttttagagacaaatgcattagaaatgtagccactgtaggtttatccttttaaataaaaatgagacgagcctcgacaaacaaaaatgcacaagctgcggggccctctaaatgtatatattaaaatacttagaattcgggacaggccgtttagcgaattttacggccttcccaaaataacaatacgctagttgctttaggcgcacctttaataatttaaccttcttaaacacgggtgcacattgatgtgacccaaatccgaatctcaacggagtcaaaatgtgtcgacgaccacgggtgcattgattgtgacgtggttcgagatgcattttcacgacgttgcaattctataaaaataaatgataataataaaagcggtttaaacttaataaaagcacataagtcacaacatgtatttaaatcagatatttagccattataacaatttaagcgaccgtgctagaaccacgggattcgagggtgcctaacaccttccctcgggtcaacagaattccttacttagaatttctggttcgcagacttcatttggaaaagtcgaaaatttcctcgatttgggattcaagataaaccggtgacttgggacaccaaaaaccaaacctttcccaagtggcgactctgaattaaataaataatccaatttcgaatattgtcacttaaattggaaaaactccactcgcgcatcttacccctcggggcgggcgcgcaaaaaggaggtgtgacatatagcgccaggtattgtggcgctatacctggccatgtcagcttttacagtatagcgccacaatacctggcgctataccttaacggttccgttactgttagtatatagcgccaggtattatgacgctatatataaaaaagtcatttttttaccacctatttatgtagtttgagtccaaaaaaataacattttggttccggactccttAATCCTTGATGCTTGACTAATCAattcttgtattttttttcttggaATATTCCTTTTCCATTGATCTTTAAATGGAAAATTAACACAATTTTTTCCCTAAAATTATATTGAATAAAgacataaaaaagaaaagaaaaaagaactggCACATTAAAATGTCAAACATGATATGGCATATAGATCTCTCCTAGTCATAGTGTCAATATTTTACTCGTCGATCGCATCTCACTTGTACTATATCCAAAGAGTCAAAAGTCAACAATTTAATTCACCACCTCATTTTTCTGATGTGTCAAATCCCTATTAGTCAATTATTTCACAAGACCCAACCCAATTGTGACACGTGCCTACGTTCGGTGTGACCTCATCAGCGCAAAAATCTCGGTGTAATAATGTGGGATCGGCAATTCTTGATCAACGTACAATGACATAAGAATAACGTACAACTCGTATAGTTTACCAGTCTTATACAAGTACACAACTGAAGACTTTCCCTCTTTACTTCTCTTCTTGTTCAGTTTCAACTTTCTTCACCAAAATGGCGATGAAGAAATATCTAATTCTCTCGATTCTTCTACTCAATCTCATTTTCCTCAAAACGGCGTCGTCTTTAGACAgcgaaaaaattgaagaagaagaagatctcAGTTTCCTCGAAGAAGAGGATTCTGCTGCTGATGCTCATTCAGATTCCAATCCGTACGGCGACCGCCACGATTTTGAGAACTACGACGATCTTGAGGATGATTCTGATGCTTCGGATCAAGGATACGACGCGTACGAGCCGCCGGCAGTGGATGAGAAGGATGTTGCAGTACTGAAGGAAGGGAATTTCAGTGAGTTTATTGCGAGGAATAAACATGTTATGGTTGAGTTCTACGCGCCGTGGTGTGGTCACTGCCAGGCACTCGCGCCGGAGTATGCTGCGGCCGCGACGGAGCTGAAAGGAGAGAATGTGATGCTTGCTAAAGTGGATGCCACTGAGGAAGCTGAGCTGGCTCAGAAGTATGATGTTCAAGGCTATCCCGCTGTTTTCTTCTTCACTGATGGCCTTCACAAGCCTTACAATGGTGAAAGAAACAAGTAAGTTGGTTTTTCACTTGATTCTGTCGTGTTTGAATTTGCGTGTTTGTGTGTGTGGCTTCTCAATTTTCGGCTTGCTTGGTGAATTAACATGTTCCTCTTTGCTATCTATTACTCTTGCTAGTGACTTGTACTTCTATTTATATTCTTTAAATTTTTCTTACAATGTAACTTATTGTGAGAGTGGATCTTAAATTTGTACAATGTCTAGTTTCATTTGTAAATTCATTGGAAGTATTGGTGAGTGCTGAAATGAACTGCTGATGTGCTCTTGACTGGTGGTCCTGAACTCGTTGAAAGAACTTGGAAACCTATTAAATTACTATATGGTCGAAAGTGTTGATTAATCTCATTTAATACGTATTCTAAGCATTGGCTTTGCTTAGAATTTTGAAGATTTTTACAACATACATGTAATTTGACTCGTTGTATCATGTTGTTTACCATAATTTCCAAGTTACAAATTGGTGCTTCATATAAACAGTTAGTTGTACTTACTTTAACTTGATATAAACAGTTAGTTGTAATTACTTTTAAGTGACctaattgtgtaaataaattttgaCAACATATAAAAGTAAAATTCTTTCCTTCCATACGGTCAGTATTGTTATCTTAACATTCTTTCTACTTTGTTGTACTCCGAAGTggattttcatttgtttttcattGCAGGGATGCTATTGTTTCATGGATAAAAAAGAAGACTGGACCTGCTCTATCAAATATAACGACGGCAGAGGAGGCAGAACGTATCTTGAAAGATGAGAAAAAAGTAGTGTTGGCTTATTTGAATGATTTAGTGGTAATTCCTCTATCCAGGCTGGTTTTCTTTTCGTTATTGAGCATGATGGGACCTAAACGCAATTCAGATTATGGTGATTAATTAGTACAGTATTACTTCTCTTACCCAATCTAAAGTTGCTTTTAGATTCAATCATCAAAATCTTATAGATGGAGAGAGTAGTAGCTGTAGCTTGCGAACTAACTTTAGAATTGATTGAATTCCTCGACTTTAGGTTTTTTTGGAGGAATTTGCTGATATCTCATCATATCCACCTGCTATATACTCTACTAGATATATCACTGGTAACAAAGGTGGATGTGGGTTTCTTAATTTTGATTTGTTGGGGATTCAAAACCTAGCTAAAGGGACCAAAAGAAGATTTATACCAAAGAGTAAAAAGAACATATGTGGAAGCCGAATTTAGCGACTTTTGGCATGTAATACAGTGATATAAAAAGTTGGGATGTCTTTTCCAGTTATATAGGTGATACTGTGATAATGCAAGTGAAGATTATAATACCACTTTCTCAATTTTAATTTTATGGGGAAAACCCAGCTAGAGGGAAAAACATGAATTATAATTCGTAAGGATAAAAATGGAACACcagcaaaataaaaagaaatgtaTGGCAGTTGAGTTCTATTTTTTCGTAATTGGCAGCATTTCTTAGCATACTGTTGTAGCATATATGTGtggtaatttctttaaaaaaatcattttacaTGTTTGCAGGGTGATAAAAGTGAAGAGCTTGCTGCAGCTGCTGCACTAGAAGATGATGTCAACTTCTATCAGACTACCAGTCCAGATGTGGCAAAGCTCTTCCACATTGATTCTCAAGCCAAACGTCCAGCTCTTGTCATACTTAAGAAGGAAGCCGAAAATATCAACCACTTCGGTTAGTCTGGCTAATGCAGTTATGTAGCATTAATCATTTCAATAGAGAAGTATTTACCAATGTCATGCTTTCTTGCAGGCGGTGAGTTCACAAAGTCAGCAATAGCTGAGTTTGTTTTTCAGAATAAACTTCCTCTTGTCACCTATTTTACTCGGGAAAGTGCCTCAGAGATATTCGAAAATCCCATTAAGAAGCAGGTGATCATTAAGCTAACAATAGAAGGCTGATCTTGGatggtttttctttcttttgttttacaTGTTCTCTTTCTTATTCACAGTTGATACTTTTTGCCACTTCCAAAGATTCAGACAAGTTTCTGCCAATATTTCAAGAGGCTGTGAAAGCTTTTAAAGGAAAGGTGAGaatcttaccacctctttcagaTATGCACTATTATGGGCATTTATGAATGTCTCATGTAtacaaagaaagagaaaaagggaTTTCTGATACTTGGAAACATGCTCAGAAGAAAGAAAAGCCTTTATTTAGGGCAGCCAGTCACTTTATAAAGAAGCTGTCTGCATAGTGTGCTTTTGCCAATTCTCTGACTCAAAAGTCtttcctgtttttttttttttttccaaaaacctTGCAGCTTATCTCTGTGTATGTTGAAATCGACAATGAAGATGTTGGAAAACCCGTTTCAGAGTACTTTGGTGTTAGCGGTGATGCCCCAAGAGTAAGATGTTTTTAGTTTACTcattttgcagaagattttgttTTCGAACTTCCATAAACTTCCTAGCATCTAACTCGAGAATTGGTGCAGGTTCTTGCATATACAGGAAATGAGGATGGGAGGAAGTTTGTACTGGAAGGTGAAATAACCTTGGACAGTGTCAGGGTTTGTTCACTGCTAACTTTAGAACCAAACTTTTGGATAAACCGTGTGACAAATTCTGGATGTTACTTCCCCATGTGTCAAATTAGATCAAATGTGTTTATGAATCAGTTATACATATTGTTTTCTTTTGAAATAAAACTATAAATGAGGGGTTCGGAGGGGAGAAAGTAGATTGAATAAATCAGAAAGTTGGAGTGATAGGCCTTTCCTTCTCAAAGTTACATAGAGTAAAACAGTTCATCAACTTGAAAATTTGATTTTATGATGTTAGCCTCGACGAGTTGGATAATACTCTTGAAAATAATACTCTTGAaacaattaaattttttggccGTTGAAATCTTTGTTGGTGAATGGTAAAGCTTGGCATTGATGGGAGGGAGGGGTGCAGTGGAATTCATTTTTGGAGCTTTGGATTTTGCTCCTTTTTGAGAGATCACCTTAGGTTAGCAAGGTTTTTCTCAGCTAATCCTCGACTTTCTATCTAATCCTGTATGTATTCTTTTGTTATTTGTTTTGCAGTCATTCGGGGAGAAGTTTTTGGAAGACAACCTAAAGCCCTTTTATAAATCTGACCCAATCCCTGAGACCGTAAGTCTTCTAGTTCTTTTCACTACTTTCCAACATTAAGCTTCAGATTGAGCTTTGTTTTCTCAAACCCTTTGATCATTCATGCAGAATGACGGGGATGTCAAAGTTGTGGTTGGCAATAACTTTGACGAAATTGTTCTGGATGAGTCAAAAGATGTTCTTCTTGAGGTACTAGTCGTCTTGTTTTGAATGAGTGCATGTATTATTCAATGATGCAAATAACTGGATGTGCAACATCCAAAACTTTTGAGGTTGTTCTGGATGTCTAATGGAGAATTTTGATTTGTGATTCAAAACAGATATATGCTCCTTGGTGTGGGCATTGTCAATCACTAGAACCCATATACAACAAGCTTGGCAAGCATTTAAGAGGCATCGACTCCCTTGTTATTGCCAAGATGGATGGTACCACAAATGAGCACCCCCGAGCCAAGGTACATTTTGCGACTTCATGTTTTGACTTCAGTTATGTACTCGTGTCCCGCACGGAATGTGCCAGATTCTATATCCCAGTACATAGTTGGTTTGTTGAATGGATATGTTTGCGAGCATGCTCAAGTTATACTGCATCCTTTCGTGTGTATACCAACATTTATCTGTAAGAAagaaaatttctacaaaactaaGGGTTCGTTGATGACGTAAGTAACTAAAAGTGTGGCCGCTAAGTCGCTAACAACTTAAACACTTAGATAATATGGTCACATTATTTAATATTATGCATAGgtcctaagtttaagtttcacCACCATGCATAAAAACTTCACATGTTTGGTCTTCGAAAAGAGTCAAGCTATTGGAGGAAAAGAGTGTCAATTGTTTATTCTTTTCAATTATCCTTTGAAAGGTGCGATGGGAGGGGGTTATTGTGGTTGTTCGAACATTGGGTTAATGATTATTTGATTTATTGCAGTCTGATGGATTCCCAACACTTCTGTTTTTCCCAGCTGGCAACAAGAGCTTTGATCCAGTGAGTATAAATTAAAGTGCTTCCAAAATTGTTTAGTATATGTTCCATTCCATTTCGCTTCTTAAAAACGATGGATGATTCATCTTTAAATGATCATCCTGTTCTACAGATTACTGTTGACACAGACCGTACAGTGGTGGCCTTCTACAAATTCCTGAAAAAGAACGCATCTATCCCCTTCAAGATTCAAAAGCCGGCCTCAACACAGAAACCTACAGAGTCTGACGCCAGTTCAAGCCCAGAGAGCACCATTGATGATGTTAAGGATGAACTGTGAAATTCTGTAGCTAGGTTCTAGCATATTGGTCAAAGCTTGACTTTAGAAAGGAACTCCAAGCATGCCTTACTTAGCGCGCTTTAAAGGGTGGGAGTGGAACGTGAGAAAGTGATAGCAACATTTGCATTGAAAGATGTAGGTAGGAATAGAAAGTAGAATGAGACGCCCGggctctttttttgtttttgtttttttgtttttttgtttaatGGTTTCatattcttgttttttttttttttttttttgtttttttttttgtttttgtttttggttgACTGAAAATAATGTTATGGTGCATTGAAAGTCAGACAAGGGATGTTTCTTCTAATAGATTCTTCTTGCAAATTACTTGTCAAAAAAaagattacaacaacaacaacaacaacccagtataatcccacaagtgaggtctggggagggtaatatgtacgcaggcCTTtaccctaccccgaggggcagagaggtggtttccaggagaccctcggctcaagaaagcaacaagagacgatatattagtactgtcaatagactcataataaaataacaatcatataagaaatatagaaagtacgaaaaagatggaagatataataatatccagcagataaagccctgcatcagtagctaaccagtagcatcctaagactaattcctaactggctagtctcaccctagtgcgctgtagaaatactcacaacttccccctagcctacaaccctaatgctcgacctccacacttccctgtcaagggccatgtccttagtaatcctaagtcgcgccatgtcctgcctgatcacctctcctcaatactccttaggtctccctctacctctcctcgtgcccaccacagccagtcgttcacacctcctcaccggtgcctcagtgctcctcctctgaatgtgcccgaatcatctgagtcttgcttcccgcatcttgtcctccattcttaatcttatccatccttgtatgcccgcacatccacttcaacatcctcatctctgctactttcatcttctggatgtgtgagttcttaaccggccaacactcggtctcatacaacatggcaggcctaaccactgctctatgaaacttaccttttagtaacgttGACACTttttgtcacacaggactcccgacgctaacctccacttcatccaccccacccctatacggtgtgtgacatcctcgtcgatctccccgctcccctgaataactgactcaaggtacttgaaactactcctcgTAGGAATgccttgagagtcaagcctcacttccactccagcttccgtcggctcggccccaaatttgcactcgaggtattccgtcttcgtcctgctcaacctgaagcctttagactcaagggcctgtctccaaacctctagcctctctaGATTCTTCTTGCAAAAATTGATCTGCCTTTTGTTCTTTTCCCTCTTCCTTTAATTTCTTGAACCAAGTTCTGCACTAGTTTGGCACACGTGGTGTTTATACCAAATCACTTAAACTAGTTTGGTACTATGTTTAAGTGTATGGTACTTCCTTAAGAACTCTGTTACATTTTTCTTACTACAACAGCAGTTTTTCTTTATGCAAGCATATCCACAAATCCTGAAATCACAAATGTAAAAAGGAATGAAACAAGTTCATACATTGACCAAAAAAACTGTAGAATATCTTTTATCACATAGGTCAATTGACACCTCTAAAATATTTCTGAATTGAATGGCGCCTAACTAGTTCTTACTAATGATAAGTGATTCTGATACTGTTTGTGCTTTTTTGACGCAATCATCATCTAAACCACCAAGGCAATTGAGTAGAAAGGTTTTCAGAAAGTTGACAATATGTAGTAGCACTTATTTCCACATAAGAAACTGATAGCCTTTACCAGATGGACACTTTGAAATGCAGAATCAGACAATTTCTTTTTCTCTCCACCCACACGGCTTCCTCACACGGTGCTGCTTCTGCTTCTCTCTCTGTCTCTCTTCTTGAATCATAACATCACACCATTGCATCATTTCTCTCATTCcatccttcattttctttaaccTCAAGGCATTAGGAGATTCTCCATTGTTATTAAAAGCGTCACTTAATTCTTGAACATTATTTGGTGACAAGCTAGCTGTTCTTGCCAGTGCACATTGAGCAGGTGATTTTCTTTTATAAGAAGCAGAGCCGCCTGCGGGATCAGAGGAACTCTGTGGAGGAAATTGAGGTGGCATTAACGGCGGCTTAGCCGGCGATGGAGAAGGTGACGGAGTTCCTGAATTTTGGAATAACTGGATTTCGATAAAGCAGTAGTCAAAGGAGAATTAGATTCTTGTTACTCTCTTTGATATTTGTTGGATATTTCTGATTAAGAAAAGCAATAAACAGTAAAAGggaattaaaagaaaagatagaTGTACTATCCAAAATCTATCTAGTCGTGATCGCACCTAACACAACTCGCAAGTTAAGTCAAATAATATAAATTACAACTAAATTGAGAAATCAACAATGTATATAATAGAAACTATAACCCAATATAATACAATTACCCCAAGAACCGGTGGCACAAGTAGCCACTATAATTTGGAAGAATAAATACAATAATTGTTTGAAGTTTACATAGACAGAACTTATATCTTAAGCTACCATGAATAAAAAGCAACTCGAATCTGGAACGCGGGTACGTCTTCAATGCACAACTTCGTCTTCCACAACTACATCACTTcaagatctgcacacaagatgcagaaatgtagcatgagtacacccgaccccatgtactcagtaagtatcttaACTAACCTCGGTGAAATAGTGACGAGAATTTTAGTTAAAAGATACCTACTTATATTTGTACCTGTGCAGATAATAAGCAGAAGAGCAAATACGAGAAAAGATACACACATAATCACGTAATGAATGAATCATGAATACAAATGATAAAGGGCCCCACAATATCATCACTTCTCAGTCTCACAACACGATAAACTCACATAAAACAAAGTCATGAATAACCATAATACATCTTTTTCTCCATTGCGGCACACAAtccgattatatatatatatatatatatatatattgcagcgtgcaatccgatcccctATATATATTAgtcattgttgcgacgtgcaacccgattcacaatatcaacaatatcatatgaaaccacaacaacaaccaaacacgGGAAAAGTTCACAACGTAACACTAAGAAAACAAATATACAGTATCCGACTAGGTAATACAACTCAAAAAGATAGAATGAGCAGTCCAATATCAAAAACTAATCCACCATATATGACGACAAGGCTTCCACAAGGTATATCATACAACCAATCCACAAGTCACCCAATCCGGTTAAGCAATTGAGAGTAATAATACATGAAACGAGCAAAGATGTTTATCAAGTAAGAACATGGATCAAATGAAGGCATTCAATATATGAAAGCATGTAGCAGGTAGAAGCACG
Proteins encoded:
- the LOC104227929 gene encoding protein disulfide isomerase-like 1-3, which codes for MAMKKYLILSILLLNLIFLKTASSLDSEKIEEEEDLSFLEEEDSAADAHSDSNPYGDRHDFENYDDLEDDSDASDQGYDAYEPPAVDEKDVAVLKEGNFSEFIARNKHVMVEFYAPWCGHCQALAPEYAAAATELKGENVMLAKVDATEEAELAQKYDVQGYPAVFFFTDGLHKPYNGERNKDAIVSWIKKKTGPALSNITTAEEAERILKDEKKVVLAYLNDLVGDKSEELAAAAALEDDVNFYQTTSPDVAKLFHIDSQAKRPALVILKKEAENINHFGGEFTKSAIAEFVFQNKLPLVTYFTRESASEIFENPIKKQLILFATSKDSDKFLPIFQEAVKAFKGKLISVYVEIDNEDVGKPVSEYFGVSGDAPRVLAYTGNEDGRKFVLEGEITLDSVRSFGEKFLEDNLKPFYKSDPIPETNDGDVKVVVGNNFDEIVLDESKDVLLEIYAPWCGHCQSLEPIYNKLGKHLRGIDSLVIAKMDGTTNEHPRAKSDGFPTLLFFPAGNKSFDPITVDTDRTVVAFYKFLKKNASIPFKIQKPASTQKPTESDASSSPESTIDDVKDEL